One genomic segment of Coraliomargarita parva includes these proteins:
- a CDS encoding c-type cytochrome, producing MSDDLQTNGPNPNSKASLEKAAMQDEQVQDVHAQLMREKDEPTEGFSPIPIVLIFLFAALCFWGGVYLIEYGGDFRSDVFDPDYDPAAAAAPRPEISLFDRGSKVFRNQCAQCHQATGSGIPGVYPPLAGSEWVQGHPEVVARILINGLGGPIEVEGNTFNGNMPSFGPNGLNLKPKEIAGVITYIRQEWGNTASEVTEEMMDTYLEQYGARTATWTAGELKEGLSEVPAAAPEEAPEAESEGESPVAEAAPEA from the coding sequence ATGAGCGACGATTTACAGACCAACGGACCGAATCCGAACAGCAAGGCTTCGCTCGAGAAAGCGGCCATGCAAGACGAACAGGTGCAGGATGTGCACGCCCAGCTGATGCGAGAGAAGGATGAGCCGACGGAAGGTTTTTCACCGATTCCGATCGTGCTGATTTTCCTCTTTGCGGCTCTTTGCTTTTGGGGTGGGGTGTACCTGATCGAGTATGGGGGTGACTTCCGCTCCGATGTGTTCGATCCGGATTACGATCCGGCTGCCGCTGCTGCGCCGCGTCCGGAGATTTCGCTCTTTGACCGTGGCTCCAAGGTCTTCCGGAACCAGTGTGCCCAGTGCCACCAAGCGACGGGTAGCGGGATCCCGGGGGTCTATCCGCCATTGGCCGGATCCGAGTGGGTTCAGGGACATCCTGAAGTGGTTGCCCGTATCCTGATCAACGGCCTGGGCGGCCCGATCGAAGTCGAAGGGAATACCTTCAATGGCAATATGCCTTCTTTCGGTCCCAATGGCCTGAATCTCAAGCCCAAGGAAATCGCCGGGGTCATCACCTACATCCGCCAGGAGTGGGGCAATACCGCTTCCGAGGTGACTGAAGAGATGATGGATACCTATCTGGAGCAGTACGGTGCGCGAACCGCGACCTGGACCGCCGGTGAATTGAAGGAAGGGCTTTCCGAAGTGCCTGCTGCTGCGCCGGAGGAAGCTCCGGAGGCGGAATCTGAAGGTGAGTCGCCCGTCGCTGAGGCGGCTCCCGAAGCATAA